In a genomic window of Quercus lobata isolate SW786 chromosome 4, ValleyOak3.0 Primary Assembly, whole genome shotgun sequence:
- the LOC115985067 gene encoding UPF0481 protein At3g47200-like, protein MEQLKLRYFKEALYRTKKDQKDLAKYIVENEVRIRHCYAEEFHNINTRRNREEDNQESENPEEADHVQKKEKPWLSYNILQDLLLLENQVPFFVLKELYNSAYQDLLNVQENEDKSFHKFVVDYFKHFCEDTGLNCSFDDYQKILEGKQVRHLTDFLRYFLLPQKWKFGKGIERLPCATKLAEAGVEFRKVKNRCLLDIGFQKNWLLEKCPCLNLSWILSCFPCLKCLQNMQPVLELQSFIVGDATECVIRNVTAFEQCHYPQEAIICNYIVLLDHLIDTAEDVDLLVEKKILVNWLGNNEAVATLINKLCHQIVEGNRSCYYELSEQIRGHYSNCWSKLMASFTNLYFRDFWRGTTTVIAIVVLFFTFWNFVTPSIIHR, encoded by the exons atggaacagtTGAAATTGAGATATTTCAAGGAAGCCTTATATCGGACTAAAAAGGACCAGAAGGATCTTGCAAAATACATTGTAGAGAATGAAGTACGTATCCGTCATTGTTATGCAGAGGAGTTCCATAACATCAACA CACGGAGAAATCGAGAAGAAGACAATCAAGAATCGGAAAACCCAGAAGAAGCTGATCATGTCCAAAAGAAGGAGAAACCTTGGCTAAGCTATAATATTTTGCAGGACTTGTTATTACTTGAGAACCAGGTTCCATTTTTTGTTCTAAAGGAATTATATAATTCTGCCTACCAAGACCTTCTTAATGTTCAAGAAAATGAGGACAAGTCCTTTCATAAGTTTGTTGTAGATTACTTCAAACATTTTTGCGAAGATACCGGTTTAAATTGCTCTTTTGATGATTACCAGAAGATATTGGAGGGGAAGCAAGTCAGACATTTAACTGATTTCCTAAGATATTTTCTTCTTCCGCAAAAATGGAAATTTGGAAAAGGTATTGAACGTCTACCTTGTGCAACAAAGTTAGCTGAGGCAGGAGTGGAATTCAGAAAAGTCAAAAATAGATGCCTGCTTGATATTGGATTTCAGAAAAATTGGTTATTAGAAAAATGCCCGTGTTTAAATTTGTCATGGATCTTGAGTTGCTTTCCATGCCTCAAATGCTTGCAGAACATGCAACCTGTCTTGGAACTCCAATCCTTTATAGTAGGGGATGCGACTGAATGTGTTATCAGAAACGTCACGGCCTTTGAGCAGTGTCATTATCCACAGGAAGCTATCATCTGTAATTATATTGTGCTATTAGATCATCTTATTGACACTGCGGAAGATGTGGATCTACTTGTTGAGAAAAAGATCCTGGTTAACTGGCTAGGAAACAATGAGGCAGTGGCAACTTTGATCAACAAACTTTGCCACCAAATTGTGGAAGGCAATCGTTCCTGTTACTATGAACTCAGTGAACAAATTCGCGGGCACTATAGCAACTGTTGGAGCAAACTCATGGCATCCTTTACAAATCTATATTTCCGTGATTTTTGGAGAGGCACCACAACTGTTATTGCAATTGTGGTCCTGTTTTTCACTTTCTGGAATTTCGTTACCCCTTCTATCATTCACCGTTAA
- the LOC115983455 gene encoding uncharacterized protein LOC115983455 — translation MQKKGKSKNVQQILDRLKRELGAEQDSATVRAKAGEGKVEVGSQMEENEGGGAGGGGTGTRTYSHIWWALASAAQLGWAISSFKRGHAGDSHFMPFKAFSVASLFVGATATAAVSVLHVSGIHKVEDLLEVGANIRTGLGVRPRARDK, via the exons ATGCAAAAAAAGGGGAAATCAAAGAAtgtacaacaaattttagataGACTAAAAAGAGAGTTGGGGGCAGAGCAAGACTCTGCAACTGTAAGAGCTAAAGCTGGAGAGGGCAAAGTTGAAGTTGGATCGCAGATGGAGGAGAACGAAGGCGGCGgtgctggtggtggtgggaCTGGGACTAGGACCTACAGCCACATCTGGTGGGCCCTAGCTAGTGCTGCCCAGTTGGGGTGGGCCATATCTTCCTTCAAAAGAGGCCACGCCGGCGACTCCCACTTCATGCCCTTCAAAGCCTTCTCCGTCGCCTCCCTCTTCGTCGGTGCCACCGCAACCGCCGCCGTTTCCGTCCTCCATGTCTCCGGCATCCACAAG GTGGAAGACCTCCTGGAAGTGGGTGCAAATATAAGAACTGGACTTGGAGTTCGTCCAAGGGCACGAGATAAATAA
- the LOC115987815 gene encoding putative UPF0481 protein At3g02645 → MGDFAIAIDTLHENEVEEIIIDVTQIIKESAQWHPECCIYKVPKRLRKVMEQAYTPKLISIGPVHYDNGELPNMKTLKLKYFKDFFSRTFKSQKEFASIIEANEDKIRHCYAEEIPLPERKDFVKMILLDSIFIIELFWRNFERARRSTQKEYMVKDYILRDYILNKPWLACGILQDLRLLENQLPYFILEQLHKKSGFPAKQESFLTLACMYFFGGGGELSIDKNKVKHFTDLYRHFYHAPLGNQGIGEGIEHCATKLDTAGLLFKKWEPQKPEGNSFEGSRDLLKIEFQNPSENLYINWSWPLHCLPCLGKLSCLEHLQTRLEIPQFVVQDETEELFRNLMALEQCHYPTEAYICNYILLLDHLINSKEDVELLVEEGIIVNSLGSTEAVANMVNKFGQEITEITSYYCDVADAVNKHYLSPWNQNMASLKRVYFRDIWRGTATVVGVLVLIMGLLTFLGPSGLGIF, encoded by the coding sequence ATGGGCGATTTTGCAATTGCTATTGATACTTTACACGAGAATGAAGTTGAAGAGATTATCATTGACGTTACACAAATCATCAAGGAGTCTGCCCAGTGGCACCCTGAGTGTTGCATCTACAAGGTCCCCAAAAGACTTCGCAAGGTAATGGAACAAGCCTACACTCCAAAGCTAATTTCAATTGGTCCTGTTCATTACGACAATGGCGAACTGCCGAACATGAAAACTTTGAAACTGAAATATTTCAAGGATTTCTTTTCTCGTACTTTTAAAAGCCAAAAGGAGTTTGCAAGTATTATTGAAGCAAACGAAGATAAGATCCGCCATTGTTATGCAGAAGAGATTCCTCTACCTGAAAGGAAAGATTTCGTGAAAATGATTCTACTAGATTCTATCTTTATCATTGAGCTCTTCTGGAGGAATTTTGAGCGCGCAAGAAGAAGCACTCAAAAGGAATATATGGTAAAGGATTATATATTAAGggattatatattaaataaaccATGGCTAGCGTGTGGCATATTGCAAGACTTGAGATTACTTGAGAATCAACTTCCATATTTTATTCTTGagcaattacataaaaaaagtGGGTTTCCAGCCAAACAAGAATCCTTTCTTACGCTTGCCTGTATGTACTTTTTTGGTGGTGGCGGAGAATTATCCATTGATAAGAATAAAGTAAAACATTTCACTGATTTGTACAGACATTTCTACCACGCACCACTGGGTAACCAGGGCATTGGAGAGGGTATTGAGCATTGTGCAACAAAGTTGGACACAGCAGGACTGCTATTCAAGAAATGGGAGCCTCAAAAACCTGAGGGAAATTCATTTGAAGGAAGTAGAGATTTACTAAAAATAGAATTCCAGAATCCCTCAGAGAATCTGTACATCAATTGGTCTTGGCCCTTGCATTGCTTACCGTGCTTGGGAAAATTGTCATGCTTGGAGCATTTGCAAACTCGCCTGGAAATCCCACAGTTTGTCGTTCAGGacgaaactgaagaacttttcCGAAACCTCATGGCCCTGGAGCAGTGTCATTATCCAACTGAAGCCTACATATGCAATTATATCTTACTATTAGATCATCTTATCAACAGTAAAGAAGACGTGGAGTTGCTTGTTGAAGAAGGTATCATTGTTAACTCATTGGGTAGCACTGAAGCGGTTGCTAATATGGTTAACAAATTTGGCCAGGAAATTACGGAAATAACCTCCTATTACTGTGATGTTGCCGATGCAGTTAATAAGCACTACCTAAGCCCTTGGAACCAAAATATGGCATCCTTAAAAAGGGTATATTTCCGGGATATTTGGAGAGGCACAGCAACTGTTGTTGGTGTCTTGGTCCTCATTATGGGTTTATTAACTTTCCTTGGGCCTTCTGGCTTGggaatattttaa